The genomic DNA GTTGATCCATGTGGGTATCGACACGGTGAATCTTCAAGGGGAATTCTATGAAACTCATATTCAACAAGGCGACCGCGTTCAAGAAGGGGACCTGCTTATCACATTTGATATCGATGCCATTCAGGCAAAAGGGTATGAAACGGTGACACCTGTCATCATTACCAATCACGCCGACTTCGGTCCGCTCATGACCGATGAAACGACAGCCGTATCCATAGGGGACACACTAATGGAGCTTTCAAAGAAGGAGGAAGAATAATGCATTATAAAACACCAAAAGACTTTCCAGGGAACTTCCTGTGGGGAGCTTCTACATCTGCCTATCAAATAGAAGGGGCGTGGAATGAGGGCGGTAAAGGAATGTCGGTCATTGATGCGATGGATCATCCCGAAGGAACAGCGGGATTCACCGTTGCCAGTGATCATTATCACCGCTATCAAGAGGATATCCGGCTCTTCAGCGAACTCGGTCTCAAGGCTTACCGCTTCTCCATTGCATGGACAAGAATTTTCCCCAATGGAACGGGAGAGGCAAACGAAGAGGGGCTCGCCTTCTATGACCGCCTCATCGATGAATTGATAGCAAACGGCATCGAACCACTGGTGACCATGTACCACTTTGATCTCCCTTATGCTCTTGAGGAACAAGGAGGATGGCTGAACCGTCAAACCGTCGATGCCTTTACCCATTATGCTAAAACCCTGTTTCAACGATACGGGCACAAAGTAAACTATTGGATCACGATCAACGAGCAGAATACGTTGATCCTTCACCCCGGAGCCGTTGGTATTCCCAAAGGGGGAACACTACCGACCAAGAAGGAACTTTACCAGCAAAATCACAACATGATGGTGGCACAAGGCAGGGTCATGGCCCTATGCAAAGAACTCTCCCCTCATGCTCAGATCGGGCCGGCCTTGAATATGACGTCCATGTACCAGGCCACAAGTAAACCTGAGGATGCCATCGCTGCCCACAACTGGGAAACCCTGCGAGGGTACAGCTTCCTTGACCTGGCCGTACACGGACGCTATAACCCATTGTTATGGAGTTACCTCGAAGAACGGGATTGGCTTCCTCGCATAGAGGCAGATGACTTCGAGATAATGCAAATGGGAAGACCCGATTTCATCGCCATGAATTATTACTCTACTGCCACCATTGCAGAGAGTACAGGATCTGCCCAAGATGTCAGCCCCCGTGCAGGTGATCAGCAGATCATGCTTGGAGAAATAGGGGTATACCGTCCGGAAGAAAACCCGTATGTCGATAAAACGAAGTATGGATGGGTGATTGATCCCGTCGGTTTACGCCTGACCTTACGAAAGATCTATGAACGATACGCCCTTCCCATCGTAATCACGGAGAATGGAATCGGTGCTCGAGATGAGTTGACCGAAGACGGAAAAGTCCATGATGACTACCGTGTTCAATTCCTACGCTCTCATATCGAGCAGATCCAATTGGCCATAACCGACGGCGTCAATGTCTTCGGATACTGTCCATGGGCTGCCATGGATGTCGTCAGCACCCACCAGGGATACGGGAAGAGATATGGTTTCATCTATGTGGACCGGGGCGAATTTGATTTAAAAGGAATGGACCGCATCAAAAAAGACAGCTATTATTGGTATCAACGACTCATTTCCACGAATGGGAAAGACATCTAAAGACTGTGACAGAAGATGGTGATGAAAGTGAAAGTAGTGAAAATCTTGAATAACAGCCTCGTTCTTTCAAAAGATGACAACGGACAGG from Rossellomorea marisflavi includes the following:
- a CDS encoding glycoside hydrolase family 1 protein; this translates as MHYKTPKDFPGNFLWGASTSAYQIEGAWNEGGKGMSVIDAMDHPEGTAGFTVASDHYHRYQEDIRLFSELGLKAYRFSIAWTRIFPNGTGEANEEGLAFYDRLIDELIANGIEPLVTMYHFDLPYALEEQGGWLNRQTVDAFTHYAKTLFQRYGHKVNYWITINEQNTLILHPGAVGIPKGGTLPTKKELYQQNHNMMVAQGRVMALCKELSPHAQIGPALNMTSMYQATSKPEDAIAAHNWETLRGYSFLDLAVHGRYNPLLWSYLEERDWLPRIEADDFEIMQMGRPDFIAMNYYSTATIAESTGSAQDVSPRAGDQQIMLGEIGVYRPEENPYVDKTKYGWVIDPVGLRLTLRKIYERYALPIVITENGIGARDELTEDGKVHDDYRVQFLRSHIEQIQLAITDGVNVFGYCPWAAMDVVSTHQGYGKRYGFIYVDRGEFDLKGMDRIKKDSYYWYQRLISTNGKDI